A stretch of the Lactuca sativa cultivar Salinas chromosome 9, Lsat_Salinas_v11, whole genome shotgun sequence genome encodes the following:
- the LOC111889675 gene encoding alpha-1,3-arabinosyltransferase XAT2, translated as TGEDRTKLDSTGFACDKGSWSLVCVADKPVKIDMSTMRVHLQPSDLRFTPAGENTTTVVRPYAMQGNPYVINDITPVTITSSEPEPPTCDHNHQHPAVIFSSGGYTGNIFHEFNENIIPLFITSRLFRSKVHFIVVDHKASFIQKYRRVFSRLSDHEIIDPAVDSGVHCFPGAVTGLKFHKFLGVNTSDNPQGYYSMPDFREFIRQTFRLKTRSVSETQNPPVLLLISRQTTRKFLNQAEMVKMMEEVGFRVIIASSAKEMSNVEKFSRVINSCSVMVGAHGAGLANEIFLPDGGVMVQVRPLGFQWDVDSFYSEPGPEMGLKYLEYRIEPEESSLADVYGLDHPVLRDTASVAAKGGYEAAREMYLDKQDLRIDLDRFRETLIEALRIVGRRIDVSNA; from the coding sequence acagGTGAAGATCGAACCAAGCTTGATTCAACAGGATTTGCGTGTGATAAGGGTTCATGGTCACTAGTATGTGTCGCAGACAAACCTGTAAAAATTGACATGAGCACAATGCGAGTCCACCTTCAGCCGTCGGATCTGAGATTCACACCGGCCGGTGAAAACACCACCACCGTTGTCCGGCCATATGCAATGCAAGGAAATCCGTACGTTATCAACGACATAACTCCGGTAACGATCACGAGCTCCGAGCCAGAACCACCCACTTGTGATCATAACCACCAACATCCAGCTGTGATCTTCTCATCCGGTGGATACACCGGAAACATATTCCACGAATTCAACGAGAACATTATACCTTTATTCATCACTTCTCGACTTTTCAGATCTAAAGTGCACTTCATCGTTGTCGATCACAAAGCTTCATTCATTCAAAAATACAGACGTGTGTTTTCGCGCTTATCGGATCACGAAATCATAGATCCAGCAGTGGATTCAGGCGTACATTGCTTTCCTGGAGCTGTAACTGGTTTAAAATTTCACAAATTCCTAGGCGTAAACACATCAGACAATCCCCAAGGCTACTATTCAATGCCAGATTTCAGAGAATTCATCAGACAAACATTCAGATTAAAAACACGAAGCGTTTCCGAGACACAGAATCCTCCTGTTCTACTTCTAATTTCTCGCCAAACAACAAGAAAATTCCTAAATCAAGCAGAAATGGTGAAGATGATGGAAGAAGTAGGGTTTCGAGTGATCATTGCTAGTTCAGCAAAAGAAATGTCGAACGTGGAGAAGTTTTCGCGGGTGATAAACTCTTGTTCTGTTATGGTGGGGGCGCATGGAGCTGGGTTAGCTAATGAGATCTTTCTGCCAGATGGGGGTGTTATGGTACAGGTGAGACCACTGGGGTTCCAGTGGGACGTCGATTCTTTTTATAGTGAACCGGGTCCAGAGATGGGATTGAAGTATTTGGAGTACAGGATTGAACCGGAGGAGAGCTCGTTGGCTGACGTGTACGGTCTGGATCATCCGGTGCTTAGAGATACTGCGTCTGTAGCGGCAAAAGGAGGATATGAAGCTGCACGAGAAATGTATTTAGATAAACAAGATTTGAGAATAGATCTTGATAGGTTTAGAGAGACACTTATTGAAGCATTGAGAATTGTTGGACGTCGAATTGATGTCTCCAACGCTTGa